The segment CCTATCTCATGACTGCCACTGAGGGAATAGAGATGGGGAAAATGATCGGTTAGTGATGGCGGGTTTCTACGTGAACTGCTTTGATTTGAAGGCATCTTAGCCCCGTAGGCTTATGGGACCTGGATCAAGACCCTAATAGTACTGCTTAATTGTCGATATCGCAAAAAGTTCTGGGAGTGCCCATTGTCAGGCTACACTATAGTAAGATTTCCACGGTACGACAATCATGCAACACGGTCGGGAGACGTCTAGCAACAAGTAAAGTACCCTGTAGAGCAATTAGCCGGCATTAGGAATAGCAACGAAGCAGTCATAGATAAAATGTTGTTATGATGCGCAGTCATGCCGGGTGCACTTTTGTGTAAGAATTCAGTTGTTAATTATTGTTCTTCTATTCAAGAATCATCAAGGTCTTTTATACTTGAGTTATCCTTGAGTTCTCGAATCTTCTATGTATTATTAACTTTGATCATGATGTGAGGGAAAACCTTGGTACTTCCAACATAAAATACGTGAGGGCAAGAATCGAGCTGTCGCAAAGAGATCGCAAAGATTGTCATGATTAGGTACTGGCTGGTCGTTGCTCGGTTGATTAAGACCGTTAAGAGTGTACAAGGAAATGGAAGTGCTGTAGTGTGAAATGCTGGCTTTGGAGGAGAGCACCGGTAGATTTTGAGATGCTTACCAAAACGTGATGGAGCCATAGCCAGCAATAGCGAGTTAAGGATAAATTGCTAGATTATGCAAACCGTTTCGTTAAGGCGATTATCATTAATATAGTCTTCTGCGGCTAGGTCGACGAAAATATCCAGAATATCCGACCAAAAAGGTCATGGGATGAATTTGCTGTGTCTTGATGAACGTCCGGTCACTGAAGAGGTAATAGACATCCAGTACATCATCCAAACCTAGCGTGCCAACGATGGAAACGGAGAGTTCGAGTCGCGAAGGATGATAGTAAGAGATCTATTTAACCGCGGTGAGTGCTCAAGGACTCGTCTAATTTAGCAGTCAATGActttgaagaaggatggGGAAGAGCGTCGCCTAGAATATCTTTTTGCAATATGCAAAGCCAATGGCCCGCCACAGACGAATGTCGCCGAGACTGCTACGATAAACAGCTGAAGCGTTCATGTAACTAGGCGTTCGAAATGAATAGTCGTATAGGGGTAATTAACGATAACAACAGCCGTGACGATTGGTTGGAATATCGTGCGCGGTGCTTTGCAAATCGCATGAGCACAGAAAGGATGTGAGTGAGGACCAGGAGAGATGCCGATCGTCGCCAAAAGCAGAGACTGGGTGGTACGAGACATCGATTGATGGGATTGTGGAGTTAAAGCTGACGGTGATCCAAGAGCCAGGGCTCGTGGAGTGGGGCAATCCACTTTAAAAGAAATACTAAGGcataattactattaataagcGTCAGCAGCGTTAGCGAGAGACAACTAGAAACTTCATGGGCAGTTGGACATCGCTGGGATGTTCACAGGGAATATCGAGGCGTTCCAATaggatggtgatgttctAGACCGCCGTAAATGTGGTACTAGTTCCTCGTTATGTACTTCGGAGCAAATCCACCGGTAATGGGGTAACATTCTATCGTAAATGACCCACCAATTTGAATCACGTAGCTCCACCTTTTCAATCAGTCCAACCAGTCCTGACGGTTAAGTTCATATCTACGCTAAAAAGCATGGCTGAAGGTCTAGAACAAGCATATCAAAGGAAAACTACGATACCCTACAGCATGTAAAACAGCAACAAGTGGAGTGGGGCGCCGTACGTATTAATAGTAGGGCCATTCTAGTTCCCTTAGTCCTTGGAATTTCTTGGATCGACGCTGTCTAGCCCTCTTATAACGTTTTTATTTCCTTTCGTCATCATCCGCACCATTTCACGTCAATGAATTTCTGCATACCCACAAATGTCCTCCTCACGTCCACATGCGCCTCTAAGCGACAGCCAATCGCCTTTGAGTGGTTCCAAACTTCGAAAACTTCTACCAGCTCCAGGGTCGAATCATGAGACGACTAGCTCTGACTCCAGTCAGGGACCATCGCTACAACCTCGTCTCCTTCCCCGAGCCAATATAACAAAAATCGCCTGCGAACCGTGTCGGAAACGAAAGGCCAAAGTACGTGTGAAGCTCGatctttttattcttcttgCAAGACATTGGACAGGTTCGGCCCGCTAATTATCTCTCCCACGCAGTGTTGTGGCGAACGTCCAAAATGCAAGGCTTGCATCAACAAAGGTGTCGAGTGTCATTACCAGGCATCAGATCAAGACCTGTTAGACCTAAAGCGCAAGCATGATGAATTACAAGAAAAAATCAACATCTACGAACGACTCTACAATCTTCTGATGAATCTGCCAGAACAAGACTCACATGCCATCCTCGGCAGACTTCGCGAATGCCCTGATACTGCCACAACCATTCTGCAGGTGGATGACGGCGACCTTTTCCTACAATTGGCATCGGCGCCAGAGACACGATTGAGCAAGGGAAAGGTCGTCGAAAACCTATCTGATTGGCTTCGTGGGGCGCTATCTTCGGGAGGTGGTGGGTTGTCTACTGTTGCCACGCCAGGCAGCAACAATGCCAACCTCGGTGACGCTTCTGCCTCTACGCCTGCAGGCGATAGGTCGAGAGCCACATTTTGTCCCTTAGGCTTGGATCCTGAGAATGCCACGAGTAATAATCCTGACGCAAAAGTTATGAGCTCTTCAGAAGAGTCACAGTTTTGGATTACATCATGGGAGGAGGGCGTGCGGGATGACCATATGCCTGATGAGCTACCCCGGTCCCCTGGGCTAGATCATGTTCCGTTTACTTTGGACCACCGAGAATGGAAGGGTCATCCTCCGGTATGGACCAACATTACCAATAACATCAACTTAATACTACATCTTCTTGCTTTGTACTTTTGCTGGGAGTACCCAATATTCGCACCCCTAAGCAAAAGGCATTTCCTTGAAGATTTTCGGGATGGAAGACACAGATATTGCTCGTCCTTACTTGTCAATGCCttgcttgcccttggctGCCGTTTTCCCACCAACCTCGTTACCAGGGCTAATTCTGAAGACCCACAGTCGGCAGGCGACCACTTCTTCAAGGAGTCGCAGCGGCTCTTTGACCAGGAGACAGATCACCACTCCCTGACGGCGGTACAAGCCCTGGGAATAATGTCGATTCGAGAGGCTAGCTGTGGTCGAAGCTCAGAGAGTCGATATTATGCGGGACAGAGCATACGGCTGGCTTTTGAGATGGGTCTGCATCGTACTCCCGACAAGGGAGACAAGGAAGAGCTTGTTGTTCAGTTGGCGACTTTCTGGGGCGCATTTTCTTTAGATAAGTAAGAACACTGTACAACAGCAGCAGTAAGTAGCCATGAGGGCTGACAATGATTTTTACCTAGTGCGTCTTCTCTGGTAACGGGTTCATTGCCTAACTGTTCCTATTCCCCGCACCTGCCATCTAAGCCTGCTGTTGTAAGAGATGTTGAGGCATCAGTATGGGTTCCTTACACAGACGATGGTAAGCTGCCGGCGTAAGAGACGATATATTTCGATCAGCTTGCTGACTCGGCCTAGATGCGCCATTGCAGCTACAATACGAGCAGCTATCTAATGAGCGGTCGGTATATAAGTGCCTCTGCGAGCTAAGTGAACTGGTTCACGAGTCTATATACCTTCTCCACTCACCTAGAAAGTCCTTAACAGCACATGGCCTTTTGGGCATGTATACAGAGTACCTCGACTGGTACAACGGAGTGCCTGAGGTCCTGCGGCTCGGTCACAACTTCACTCCAGCAGTGTTGTTTGCCCAGTAAGAAAAAGTATTTCATGAAAGGGTTTCAACTATTAATCATTACTATAGTATGTACTACCATTTTGCGACCCTGCTGCTCTTCAGCCCCTTTGTCAAATTACGTATTATTGGGTCTAATGTATCACCGCGAGAGGTCTGTTTGCACGCTGCAAATGCTATACAGGACTTTCTCACATCCTACTCGCGGCTATACACACTGAAGTGGGCGCCGTCATTTGTGCCATACTTTGCGCTGGCCTCATCCATCATGCACCTTGCCCTTACGGCTGGAACGGTGCAGATAAACAAGTTAGACACAGCAGTCAGGGCTGACCCTCACCTCTCTGAGGCTGTCAAGCAGGGTATCGCTAGACTTTCAGAAATGACGTCTTGTCATCACATTGCGGAGCAAggcctccacctcctccgcTATCTGGCTAAGAAGTGGGATATTGTTGTCAATATTGAGACAGGCGCTGCTCTGGAcccagaggaggaagagaggctTGTGAAATCGTTGGGCGGTATCGTAAATTTCTTCTCACCCACAGTGGTTGTCCAGGACTCTGTTTCCGACTCCGCTGCGGATAATGATGTTAGCGAAGCAACATCGTGTGAGCCCGGAAAGGCAGTAGAGAACTTGGAGGACCCGCTCGTCTTGCCATCCCTTATGCAGAGGCGTCTAGTATTTTCAAAGAACAAGGCACTAGAGGAGGCAGGCTTTGCCGTATTGTGAAAGTCTCCTCATGCCTTATCTGTTTCTATAAGTTGGAGGGCTGCGTCCCTATGCGTATGCTTGCCGGGTCACCAAAATGAGTATCACTACAAGCTGTGATGTCCACGGCCGACAAACATCTGTAGCCGTGTGTTATTAATCCGACTTCGCTACACTTGTCGTGAGGCGATAACTACAGGTCACTTGCGCCTTCCTTATTTTTCTCTGCCTTAGAGACATGACTCCGTACCCAACACACCTGGAATCACTCAGGAGCAGTTTTCTGCAACTTCATCAGTCCATTGtaagaaagaagaggcacAGGTCCTCAATCTAGAGCCATATTATCAGGATCTAGTTGAACCCGCGACTGCGTCCATATATGCAGTGACTGCAGCTCATTGGCTTAGGGAATTGGTTTCCACTGGTCGCAAACGAGAAAGCCGGATGATTTTACCGTGATcaaggcgatgaagaggGGCAACGCCACACTTGGGTCAGCAAAATGCCAGAGGCTTCAGAGAGCGTTGCAAATAAGCGAGCCCCGCATTTTCCCCACTTGCATCCGACTTTCCGTATGATCAATTGGTTTTCAAcaataaaagatattaaacTCAAATAATGAAGCTTGAACCATTGTTGTacttcaggcccttcaaaatgaGCCAAAATTAAACTTCCGGCGCGCTGCAAAGTTATATGAGATTAATAAGGACCACCTACGTTGCCGCCAACACGGCATTCAACTGCGACGCGACTATGACTCGAACTCACAGAAACTATCGGATCTGGAAGAATATAACATAATTCAATTCGTTATTGACCTAGATCGGTAAGGATCTTTCTCGCGACTACGTTTTATTGAAGAAATGACTAGTTCTCGGCTGTTGACCGTGATGTGTTCCCTGTTGGTAAGCGCTGGGCTAATAACTTCATTAAACAACAGCCAGAGCTGAAGATGCGTTTATTTCGGAAATACGACTATCAAAGTCCTAGATATGAGAAACCATCTATTATCTATTGCTGGTTGAGGTCGTGTAGAACACAATCGCGAAGTATGGTATGggatcagatgatatctggaacttcGCTGAGAACTGGCTTTACGATGAGTATTAGTACGGTTGGAATGGTCTTTAAAGGTTCAGAAAAGCAAGGAAGACTAAAACCAGTGCAGCCTGGGAACCGAGAATGAATTACAGTGATCCAGGCAATCAATGCGAAAGGCCAGTCGATTACGCCATTCATCATTAATGTAGGCCAATTTCACCACACTAACTGATACTGAGAATGTAACCTCCTCGAAAATTGGGTTATTTGCAACCAGCCGGAAAGGTTGGACAGATAACAAACTGGgccttgagtggctaaagcatTTTGGTCCGTCTACAAATAAGCCATCAAATGGCCACGATCGTCgtctgatccttgatggtgatgaaagCCACAATCCCGCCGATTGTGAGAGGTATTAcgaggagatcaaggccaTTACGCTCTGTATGCTGCCTTGTTTATTTCATTTACACCAGCATCTTGATTTTCAGTGCGTTGGGCCACTAAAAAAAAGACATATAGTTGAGGAATAGAGTATTCGATTAGATCACTATAACCCATATTTCCATGACTGAGTTCTTTCCTGCCCTTTATACCGCTATTAAAGCTATTTTTACAGAAAGCGACATCTAGACAGAAGCTGAATTGTTCCTTCTGACCTGAGAAGTGTGGTctccaagcttgatgtgcaaTTACGGACTCCAAACCCTGCGGAGGTTACTGGACCCTCGACCCATATATCCAGGGACAGCAGTTGAGACCGACTCTCACGCTGAATACCTCACCAGGCGAATCAAACGACATAATAGTAACCCCACAGAGCCAATTCTCGAAGCTCTCTAGTCTCTTTCAAAAGGGACTAGAACAGTTATGCATGAGGTTACTTTATTAACGAATGAGGTCCGAAGCCTTTGAAAAGCAAATGAGACATTAAGCCAGCTGcgaagggcaaaaaggaccAGACTCTAAAAAGGAGGGCTAATGATAGTACAGGAAGCATCGCAAGCAATTAGTtagatggatgttgatatgcAAGTGGTGAACGAATCATTGAGAAGTGATGGTCAAGAAAGGTCAGCGCAAGTAGGTGTTCGTAGTTGTGATATATATGGTAAGGTCaggcataatgcaagaaaCTGTCAGGTAGTTATTGAGACATCTACGGAAGAGTATAGTAAGTAGttctaattaattagatgGTCTGTAGT is part of the Fusarium oxysporum Fo47 chromosome VII, complete sequence genome and harbors:
- a CDS encoding fungal-specific transcription factor domain-containing protein — encoded protein: MSSSRPHAPLSDSQSPLSGSKLRKLLPAPGSNHETTSSDSSQGPSLQPRLLPRANITKIACEPCRKRKAKCCGERPKCKACINKGVECHYQASDQDLLDLKRKHDELQEKINIYERLYNLLMNLPEQDSHAILGRLRECPDTATTILQVDDGDLFLQLASAPETRLSKGKVVENLSDWLRGALSSGGGGLSTVATPGSNNANLGDASASTPAGDRSRATFCPLGLDPENATSNNPDAKVMSSSEESQFWITSWEEGVRDDHMPDELPRSPGLDHVPFTLDHREWKGHPPVWTNITNNINLILHLLALYFCWEYPIFAPLSKRHFLEDFRDGRHRYCSSLLVNALLALGCRFPTNLVTRANSEDPQSAGDHFFKESQRLFDQETDHHSLTAVQALGIMSIREASCGRSSESRYYAGQSIRLAFEMGLHRTPDKGDKEELVVQLATFWGAFSLDNASSLVTGSLPNCSYSPHLPSKPAVVRDVEASVWVPYTDDEYLDWYNGVPEVLRLGHNFTPAVLFAHMYYHFATLLLFSPFVKLRIIGSNVSPREVCLHAANAIQDFLTSYSRLYTLKWAPSFVPYFALASSIMHLALTAGTVQINKLDTAVRADPHLSEAVKQGIARLSEMTSCHHIAEQGLHLLRYLAKKWDIVVNIETGAALDPEEEERLVKSLGGIVNFFSPTVVVQDSVSDSAADNDVSEATSCEPGKAVENLEDPLVLPSLMQRRLVFSKNKALEEAGFAVL